Proteins encoded together in one Pseudomonadota bacterium window:
- the argH gene encoding argininosuccinate lyase has translation MKKLWGGRFSESADSFAEAFGASILFDCRLAPFDIQGSIAHAQMLGETGIITAQESSTIQQGLSQVRAKLERGEIEFRISDEDIHMNIERYLTEEIGSLAGKLHTARSRNDQVALDCHLFVRAQIIEFVSALLLLQESLIGQARANPAAIMPGYTHLQRAQPVLFSHHLLAYAQMFQRDIGRLTDLWKRVNILPLGAGALAGTTFPINRERVAELLGFDELYENSMDAVSDRDFVIEFISCAATCMMHLSRLGEELVLWTTGEFSFVELHDSLSTGSSIMPQKKNPDFAELIRGKTGRVYGALTTILTVMKGLPLAYNKDMQEDKECLFDTVDTVLGSLRVAADMIRTCKINALSMRASAELGYTNATDAADYLAKKGLPFREAHEVVGKLVRYGITEGKGLEALSLDEYKQLSPIFEADIFEAIALETVVNRRTSRGGTAASAVEQQLKLLENEGACTLEWIAIHTKIVG, from the coding sequence ATGAAGAAGCTTTGGGGTGGTCGTTTTTCAGAATCAGCGGATAGTTTTGCAGAGGCTTTCGGTGCCTCTATCCTCTTTGATTGCAGGCTCGCCCCCTTTGATATTCAGGGCAGTATTGCGCATGCACAGATGCTCGGTGAAACCGGCATTATCACAGCACAGGAATCCAGCACCATTCAGCAGGGCCTAAGTCAGGTACGCGCCAAGCTAGAGCGCGGAGAGATTGAGTTTAGAATCTCAGATGAGGATATTCATATGAATATCGAGCGCTATCTGACAGAGGAGATAGGCTCATTAGCAGGCAAGCTCCACACGGCGCGCAGCAGAAACGATCAGGTAGCATTGGATTGCCATCTCTTTGTTCGAGCACAGATTATTGAGTTCGTCTCGGCGTTACTACTCTTACAAGAGAGCCTAATCGGACAGGCGCGCGCCAATCCTGCCGCTATTATGCCGGGGTATACGCACCTGCAACGGGCTCAACCGGTACTTTTTTCGCACCATCTCTTGGCATATGCGCAGATGTTTCAGCGCGATATTGGGCGGCTTACCGATCTCTGGAAACGGGTTAATATTCTACCCCTTGGGGCAGGTGCGCTAGCCGGAACGACATTCCCTATAAATCGGGAACGGGTTGCTGAGCTCTTAGGATTTGATGAGCTCTATGAGAACAGCATGGACGCTGTTAGCGACCGTGACTTTGTTATCGAGTTTATATCGTGTGCCGCTACCTGTATGATGCACCTCTCGCGCCTCGGCGAAGAGCTGGTGCTCTGGACTACGGGCGAATTTAGCTTTGTGGAGCTGCACGATTCGCTCTCTACTGGAAGCAGTATCATGCCGCAAAAAAAGAACCCAGACTTTGCCGAGCTCATACGCGGCAAAACCGGAAGGGTATACGGGGCGCTCACTACGATTCTAACCGTGATGAAGGGATTACCCCTGGCCTATAATAAGGATATGCAAGAGGACAAGGAGTGTCTATTCGATACGGTCGATACCGTACTTGGATCGCTCAGGGTAGCGGCGGATATGATCCGCACCTGTAAGATTAACGCGCTATCAATGCGCGCTAGCGCGGAGCTTGGCTATACCAACGCAACCGATGCGGCTGATTATCTCGCCAAAAAAGGCCTGCCATTCAGAGAGGCTCATGAGGTGGTGGGCAAGCTAGTGCGTTACGGTATTACAGAGGGAAAGGGGCTTGAGGCCTTATCGCTTGATGAGTACAAGCAGCTCTCTCCTATCTTTGAAGCCGATATCTTCGAGGCAATCGCGCTTGAAACCGTTGTTAATAGAAGAACCAGTAGGGGAGGAACAGCGGCATCGGCCGTAGAGCAACAACTTAAGCTGCTTGAAAATGAGGGTGCGTGCACGCTTGAGTGGATTGCTATACACACTAAGATAGTTGGTTAG